From the Pedobacter cryoconitis genome, one window contains:
- a CDS encoding fumarylacetoacetate hydrolase family protein, with the protein MKLIRWGSAGREKTGVIINDIKYDTSAFGGDYNEDFFETNGLERLAEFIKANAGKLSIIPDSERLGSPIARPSKIICIGLNYADHAKETNAPIPVEPIIFMKSTTALAGPDDAIITPKNSVKTDWEVELAVVIGKKTSYVEEAQALDYVAGYTLHNDVSEREFQIERNGTWDKGKGCDTFAPLGPFLATPDELGDLNKLRLWLKVNGKTMQDGNTSNFIFTIPFVISYVSQFMTLLPGDVISTGTPAGVGLGFNPPIYLKAGDIVELGIDGLGTSRQEVKAYVKN; encoded by the coding sequence ATGAAATTAATAAGATGGGGCAGTGCCGGCCGGGAAAAGACAGGTGTGATTATCAATGATATTAAATATGATACTTCTGCTTTTGGCGGCGATTACAATGAAGATTTTTTTGAGACAAACGGACTGGAAAGGTTAGCTGAATTTATCAAAGCAAATGCTGGAAAACTATCCATAATTCCGGATTCAGAACGTTTAGGTTCCCCAATTGCACGTCCATCTAAAATAATATGTATTGGATTGAACTATGCAGACCATGCTAAAGAAACCAATGCACCAATACCAGTTGAACCGATCATTTTTATGAAGTCAACTACAGCACTGGCCGGGCCGGATGATGCGATCATCACCCCGAAAAATTCCGTTAAAACAGATTGGGAAGTCGAACTTGCAGTAGTTATTGGTAAAAAGACATCCTATGTAGAAGAAGCGCAGGCACTGGATTATGTTGCAGGATATACCTTACACAATGATGTTTCGGAACGTGAATTTCAAATCGAAAGAAACGGAACCTGGGATAAAGGTAAGGGCTGCGATACATTTGCACCCTTAGGCCCTTTTTTAGCTACACCCGATGAATTAGGTGATCTTAATAAATTACGCCTGTGGCTGAAAGTAAATGGTAAAACGATGCAGGACGGAAATACCTCCAACTTTATCTTTACTATTCCATTCGTGATCTCTTACGTAAGCCAGTTTATGACTTTATTGCCCGGAGACGTAATTTCTACAGGAACCCCTGCCGGAGTCGGGCTTGGATTTAATCCGCCAATCTACCTGAAAGCTGGCGATATCGTGGAACTTGGTATAGATGGACTGGGAACATCCAGACAAGAAGTTAAAGCTTATGTTAAAAATTAG
- a CDS encoding DUF4397 domain-containing protein: MKTRSFLKNLLKGTAILSMAVFVTSCKKNDVDSSGSANVKVVNASPSSANQGFYLANTAVVSGGLSFANASAYISTNSGSNLVMEFRSDGSSTAYATGKADIRNGSNYTVFLAGDGQAARVKIFEDDRSAPVSGQAKVRFVHLSDAAPANIDIRRASGENLAANLGRDVATNFTTVAPGVLSLQVFAAGQSTSLGKFDLTAFAADKIYTVYITGSTANSISVRQITQE, encoded by the coding sequence ATGAAAACAAGATCATTTTTAAAAAACTTATTGAAGGGGACTGCTATTTTATCAATGGCAGTATTTGTAACTTCTTGTAAGAAAAACGATGTTGACAGTTCGGGATCTGCAAATGTTAAGGTTGTAAATGCTTCACCTTCGTCTGCGAACCAGGGGTTTTATCTGGCTAATACGGCAGTTGTAAGTGGTGGTTTATCATTTGCGAATGCTTCAGCTTATATTTCGACCAATTCTGGTAGTAATTTAGTGATGGAGTTTAGAAGTGATGGTTCTTCTACGGCTTATGCAACGGGTAAAGCGGATATTAGAAATGGTTCTAATTATACGGTTTTCTTAGCGGGTGATGGCCAGGCTGCAAGGGTAAAGATTTTTGAGGATGACAGAAGTGCTCCTGTTAGTGGACAGGCTAAAGTAAGGTTTGTACATTTGAGTGATGCTGCTCCGGCTAATATTGATATCAGACGTGCTTCTGGTGAAAATTTAGCTGCAAATCTTGGCCGCGATGTGGCAACAAATTTTACGACGGTAGCTCCAGGGGTTTTATCTCTTCAGGTTTTTGCTGCTGGTCAGTCTACAAGTTTGGGTAAATTTGATTTAACGGCTTTTGCTGCTGATAAGATTTACACGGTTTATATTACCGGGTCTACTGCAAATTCAATTTCGGTTCGCCAGATTACTCAGGAATAG
- a CDS encoding SDR family oxidoreductase, whose translation MDLQLKDKIVIVTGGAKGIGEGIVRQLANEGAVPVIIGRKEADNLKLVNEIISAGKQAFQVVAELTDPLIAAQTITTIINTFGRIDGLVNNAGVNDGVGLENGNYQDFVASLHKNVIHYYLMAHHALPYLKKSKGSIVNIGSKVADTGQGGTSAYAASNGARNALTREWAVELLPYQIRVNAVIVAECYTPLYQTWISSLPEPEKKLKDITAKIPLEQRMTTTEEIANTVVFLLSPRSSHTTGQLVYVDGGYVHLDRSISS comes from the coding sequence ATGGATCTGCAATTAAAAGATAAAATAGTCATCGTTACCGGCGGGGCAAAAGGCATTGGCGAAGGAATCGTTCGCCAGTTGGCAAATGAAGGTGCTGTTCCTGTCATTATTGGCAGGAAAGAAGCTGATAACCTGAAACTCGTCAATGAAATTATCAGCGCAGGAAAACAAGCCTTCCAGGTAGTCGCAGAACTGACAGATCCGCTGATTGCAGCACAGACCATTACTACGATTATCAATACTTTTGGCCGCATAGACGGTTTGGTCAATAATGCCGGAGTGAATGATGGGGTAGGCCTGGAAAATGGAAACTACCAGGATTTTGTAGCTAGTCTGCATAAAAATGTAATCCACTACTACCTGATGGCCCATCATGCACTTCCTTATTTGAAAAAAAGCAAAGGTTCGATTGTCAACATCGGTTCAAAAGTAGCAGACACAGGGCAGGGGGGAACCTCTGCTTATGCCGCATCCAATGGCGCAAGAAATGCGCTGACCAGAGAATGGGCGGTAGAATTATTGCCTTACCAAATCAGGGTAAACGCGGTGATTGTAGCAGAATGTTATACCCCATTATATCAAACCTGGATCAGCTCACTGCCAGAACCCGAAAAAAAGCTTAAAGATATTACGGCAAAAATCCCCCTTGAACAGCGGATGACCACTACAGAAGAGATCGCAAATACAGTTGTCTTTCTGCTTTCCCCACGGTCAAGCCATACCACAGGCCAGCTGGTTTACGTTGACGGAGGTTACGTACATCTGGACCGTTCTATCAGTTCCTGA
- a CDS encoding TonB-dependent receptor domain-containing protein: protein MKLFRLMLLLACFAFFKQNVQAQNQPITGNIYDSQTRQALAGVSIKTSDNKLLTVSDKNGYFKIENTTPDQHYKFILVGFKPQEVDYSKKEGSLNIQLDADESSLNEVRVTGFAGNRTKKETAGSIGMITSADLNRGSGLSFQSALNSIPGVRMDQSTLSEARIAIRGNGVRSSYGLRNIKVYLNDIPVTEADGTTRIEALDVNSIGRAEVIKGPASSIYGAGTGGVINFQLQRSPYQEQSLEASGLAGSYGLHRLAATYRNGGDKINSYVSYGWQEYDGYRDHSNDMRRFLSGNFQLFPSNKRIITLLLNRTTQYSQIPGSLTADQVAANPLQANASNLDKQAGRYQTWTRVGLGQQYQINDQLSNSTSVFTYSYDLNHPLPYAYLRNYYQSYGGRTSFTYNPGFSTLPTKFIVGGEFNEGLTKGTQYVNNKGTEGALNGNIDYRNTLYSLFYQSETQLGPKTLLTLGLSYNSLKYDVSNYLVPAQSGIKDFKPQATPRIAISHNFSEALSLHGSVSTGFSPPSSSEVKNVDGSINPTLQAEKAINYEINAKGNLLNSRFSYDLSVFKMDMKGELIGQSVQQGITIYNNAGKTTHNGAELALSWQILKPEDNHEIASLRPFVALTYSAFKFKDYQILDANNAVTASYNGNALTGISPWVISAGLDLETRFGLYGYLNYYYNDKMPLNDKNTDYNPSYQVAGLKAGYKKRLGKVFEVNVYGGIDNLFNESYSSILSLNAIGYSGAQPAYFNPSPKRNGYAGLSLKYFF, encoded by the coding sequence ATGAAACTTTTCAGATTAATGCTGCTATTGGCTTGTTTTGCCTTTTTTAAGCAGAACGTTCAGGCGCAAAACCAGCCCATAACAGGTAATATATATGACTCTCAAACCAGGCAGGCCCTTGCCGGTGTAAGTATCAAAACATCCGATAATAAACTACTGACCGTATCCGATAAAAATGGATACTTTAAAATTGAAAATACCACCCCGGATCAACATTACAAATTCATCCTTGTCGGTTTCAAACCACAGGAAGTTGATTATAGTAAAAAAGAAGGTAGCCTGAATATCCAGCTCGATGCCGATGAATCCAGCCTGAACGAAGTACGTGTAACCGGTTTTGCCGGAAACCGTACCAAAAAAGAAACTGCTGGTTCTATCGGAATGATTACCAGTGCAGACCTTAACCGCGGTAGCGGATTATCCTTTCAATCCGCCCTGAACTCTATTCCCGGAGTAAGAATGGATCAGAGCACACTCTCTGAAGCCAGGATTGCGATTCGTGGAAACGGCGTCAGATCCTCTTACGGATTAAGAAATATAAAAGTCTACCTGAATGATATTCCAGTTACAGAGGCCGATGGAACAACACGTATTGAAGCCCTGGACGTGAACAGCATCGGCAGGGCCGAAGTGATCAAAGGTCCCGCATCAAGCATTTACGGTGCAGGAACAGGTGGAGTCATCAATTTTCAATTACAGCGCTCGCCCTATCAGGAACAGAGTCTGGAAGCCTCAGGCTTAGCAGGAAGCTACGGATTACATAGACTGGCAGCCACATACCGTAATGGCGGAGATAAAATTAACAGTTATGTTTCCTATGGGTGGCAGGAATATGACGGCTACAGAGACCACAGCAATGACATGCGCAGGTTCCTGTCTGGTAACTTTCAGCTTTTCCCAAGTAACAAACGCATTATCACGCTCTTACTGAACAGAACAACGCAATACTCACAAATTCCAGGATCGCTGACCGCTGACCAGGTGGCTGCAAATCCACTGCAAGCCAACGCAAGTAACCTCGATAAACAAGCCGGACGCTACCAAACCTGGACAAGAGTTGGCTTAGGGCAACAATATCAGATCAATGATCAATTGTCTAACAGCACCAGCGTCTTTACTTATTCCTATGACCTGAATCACCCCTTACCTTATGCCTACCTGAGAAACTACTATCAAAGTTACGGCGGAAGAACCAGCTTCACCTATAACCCCGGGTTCTCCACGCTACCCACGAAATTTATTGTAGGTGGAGAGTTTAACGAAGGCCTGACCAAAGGCACACAATATGTCAATAACAAAGGAACCGAAGGTGCCCTTAACGGAAACATCGATTACCGCAACACACTTTATTCCTTATTTTATCAATCAGAAACACAACTGGGACCAAAAACGCTGCTGACGTTAGGCCTAAGCTATAACAGTCTGAAATATGATGTCTCCAACTATCTCGTGCCAGCACAAAGCGGAATAAAGGATTTTAAACCACAGGCTACTCCAAGGATTGCCATCAGTCATAACTTCTCCGAAGCCTTAAGCTTACACGGAAGCGTAAGTACCGGTTTTTCTCCACCATCCAGCTCCGAAGTAAAAAATGTGGACGGCTCAATCAACCCAACCCTACAAGCAGAGAAAGCAATAAACTATGAAATCAATGCAAAAGGTAACTTGCTGAATTCACGCTTTAGCTATGATCTTTCCGTATTCAAAATGGATATGAAAGGGGAGCTGATCGGGCAATCCGTACAACAAGGTATTACCATTTATAACAATGCAGGTAAAACAACCCATAACGGAGCAGAACTTGCTTTATCATGGCAAATCCTAAAACCAGAAGATAACCACGAAATAGCCAGTTTAAGACCTTTCGTTGCCTTAACCTATTCAGCTTTCAAATTCAAGGACTATCAGATTCTGGATGCGAATAATGCAGTAACAGCATCTTATAATGGAAATGCACTGACCGGAATCTCACCATGGGTAATCAGTGCTGGTCTTGACCTGGAAACTCGTTTTGGATTATACGGTTATCTGAATTATTATTACAATGATAAAATGCCATTAAATGATAAAAACACAGACTATAACCCATCCTATCAGGTAGCCGGCCTTAAAGCAGGCTATAAAAAAAGATTAGGAAAAGTATTCGAAGTTAACGTCTACGGTGGTATTGATAACCTTTTCAACGAATCCTATAGCTCAATTCTATCCTTAAATGCAATAGGCTATAGCGGTGCGCAACCAGCTTACTTTAACCCCTCACCTAAAAGAAACGGTTACGCAGGCCTGAGCTTAAAATATTTCTTCTAA